The following are from one region of the Halolamina litorea genome:
- a CDS encoding ATPase domain-containing protein, giving the protein MNAEDLSKIPSGTPGLDDVLYGGVPEGQTTIVYGGHGTGKTILALQFLAAGGDGLYVGFEEREHELRRNAAALGIDLSDVRVLDLSPSGEQFFADESYTVFPTEQVDGEDLLDRVAGELETSDVDRLVIDPLSELRSLLPDGFQFRRKISALFNALTDRGVTTVCTAQSPGTDEEDDLQFLGNSVIDVERTTNQRTLEVTKYRGSEFAAGRHTFRIHPGTGGRVYPKLVPGDHYRDYERTQLPSDIPELDELLGGGIERGSVTVVSGPSGVGKTTTGTQFVRAAAERGQRGIVYLFEELRPDYLYRAANLGMDVEGYVADGGLEVEEVEALTRSPDEFAADVREAVEDRGVEFVMLDGIVGYRQGLRGDDSAAALTRELHALCRYLKRMGVTVVLIEEVQYVTGEFSPTAHQISYLADNIVFLRYLETDGRLEKAIGVLKKRYSDFENSMRGLEIRSGTGLSVGEPLAGYHGILTGIAEPVGAGADDPPSE; this is encoded by the coding sequence ATGAACGCGGAGGATCTTTCGAAGATCCCGTCCGGCACGCCGGGGCTCGACGACGTGTTGTACGGGGGGGTTCCGGAAGGACAGACCACCATCGTCTACGGGGGACACGGAACCGGGAAGACGATCCTCGCCCTGCAGTTCCTCGCCGCGGGCGGGGACGGCCTCTACGTTGGCTTCGAGGAGCGGGAGCACGAGCTCCGACGCAACGCGGCCGCGCTCGGCATCGACCTCTCGGACGTCCGCGTGCTCGACCTCAGCCCGAGCGGCGAGCAGTTCTTCGCCGACGAGTCCTACACCGTCTTCCCCACCGAACAGGTCGACGGGGAGGACTTGCTGGACCGGGTCGCGGGGGAACTCGAGACGAGCGACGTCGACCGGCTCGTCATCGACCCGCTGTCGGAGCTCCGGTCGCTGCTCCCCGACGGCTTCCAGTTCCGTCGGAAGATCTCCGCGCTGTTCAACGCCCTCACCGACCGCGGCGTCACGACGGTCTGTACCGCCCAATCGCCCGGCACCGACGAGGAGGACGACCTCCAGTTCCTCGGGAACAGCGTCATCGACGTGGAGCGAACGACCAACCAACGGACCCTCGAGGTGACGAAGTACCGAGGGTCCGAGTTCGCCGCCGGGAGACACACCTTCCGCATCCACCCCGGTACCGGCGGACGGGTGTATCCCAAGCTCGTGCCGGGCGACCACTACCGGGACTACGAGCGGACACAGCTCCCGTCAGACATCCCCGAACTCGACGAACTGCTCGGCGGGGGGATCGAGCGCGGCTCCGTGACGGTCGTCTCGGGGCCCTCCGGCGTCGGGAAGACGACGACGGGCACACAGTTCGTCCGGGCGGCCGCCGAGCGTGGACAGCGGGGGATCGTCTACCTCTTCGAGGAACTCCGCCCCGACTACCTCTACCGCGCGGCGAACCTGGGCATGGACGTCGAGGGCTACGTCGCCGACGGCGGCCTCGAGGTCGAGGAAGTCGAGGCGCTCACCCGGAGCCCCGACGAGTTCGCCGCCGACGTCAGGGAGGCAGTCGAGGACCGCGGCGTCGAGTTCGTCATGCTCGACGGCATCGTGGGCTACCGACAGGGACTGCGGGGCGACGACTCGGCGGCGGCGCTCACCCGGGAGCTGCACGCGCTCTGTCGCTACCTCAAGCGGATGGGCGTGACCGTCGTACTCATCGAGGAGGTGCAGTACGTGACGGGCGAGTTCTCGCCGACGGCTCACCAGATCAGCTACCTGGCGGACAACATCGTCTTCCTGCGCTACCTCGAAACCGACGGGCGCCTCGAGAAGGCCATCGGCGTCCTGAAGAAGCGCTACAGCGACTTCGAGAACTCGATGCGGGGCCTCGAGATCAGGTCCGGGACCGGGCTATCGGTGGGTGAGCCACTCGCCGGCTATCACGGGATCCTGACCGGGATCGCCGAACCCGTCGGCGCCGGTGCCGACGACCCGCCGAGCGAGTAG
- the smc gene encoding chromosome segregation protein SMC, with protein sequence MHIQELVLDDFKSFGRETHIPFYEDFTVITGPNGSGKSNIIDGVLFALGLARTRGIRAEKLTDLIYNPGGEGTTTGGPREASVTVVLDNSDGTLTRSQVTTAAGSDNVGDVEEITVKRRVKETDDNYYSYYYLNGRSTNLSDIQDLLAQAGITPEGYNVVMQGDVTEIINMTPYQRRGIIDEIAGVAEFDAKKESAREELEVVEERVDEADLRIEEKEDRLDQLADERETALEYQELRDEREEYEGYLRAAELEEKRADLERTESKIDDAEADLEGKRAALDEAEGKLTRLEDDLDELDSEIERTGEDEQLRVKSEIEEVKGEIARLEDRIEASQERIDEADAERRSAFVDIDRKEEEIEELDDEIRSLKVEKANVKSEIVSKETDLAEVEAEIENVDTAFDELKADLQTAKDELESLREAKNEKQREKDRLLDEARRRSNRVSDAEDELQEVRDSLPDLKARVSNLHSELNKAEKNESTADGMVEDLKERKQELKGDLSTVDEKLRTRRNEYAELEAKAGDTGDTSWPRAVTSIKNAGKRGVHGPVGELASVPREYAEACETAAGGRLANVVVDDDGVGSECIDYLKSRNAGRATFLPMTEMDDRSLPREPNDPGVVGFARDLVDYEDRYSGIFSYVLGSTLVVEDMDTARHLMGQYRMVTLSGDLVEKSGAMTGGSGGGSRYSFSKSGGGRLERLAEEIHDLEDERRSIQSDLDGVEDDLTDARERKTAATEKVRSIETDIASAEDDVADAEARIEELEDELADLREEREEVDAEMTELDAEIADLDAEIEETEAEIAEIEAEMADSEIPELSARADEIREEIEALEDRSDDLDADLADRRREQEYAEDALDDLHETVESAQNRKAELEDDIAEFEAAIEEQQDLLAEKRETVEELEEQLADLKAEREELKAEVRDARSTRDERKDAADKVESRLDSLKRSAVALSEEISDLSSKVGDYDPKEIPDHDEVESEIERLTAAMEALEPVNMLAIDDYDEVEDDLEELREQRRVLVEERDGIEERIEGFEQRKVETFMEAFEAIDEQFQHIFSRLSDGSGELVLENPEDPFEEGLTMKAQPADKPVQRLDAMSGGEKSLTALAFIFAIQRHNPAPFYALDEVDAFLDAVNAERVGEMVDDLAGDAQFVVVSHRSALLDRSERAIGVTMQENNVSAVTGIDLAGGENPEAEVATDD encoded by the coding sequence ATGCACATTCAGGAACTCGTTCTGGACGATTTCAAGAGCTTCGGGCGTGAGACCCACATCCCGTTCTACGAGGACTTCACCGTCATCACCGGGCCCAACGGCTCGGGGAAGTCGAACATCATCGACGGGGTGCTGTTCGCGCTGGGGCTCGCCCGTACGCGTGGCATCCGCGCGGAGAAGCTCACGGACCTGATCTACAACCCCGGCGGCGAGGGAACGACGACCGGCGGCCCCCGAGAGGCGTCGGTGACGGTCGTGCTGGACAACTCCGACGGCACCCTCACCCGCTCGCAGGTCACCACCGCCGCCGGCAGCGACAACGTCGGCGACGTGGAGGAGATCACGGTCAAACGCCGCGTGAAAGAGACCGACGACAACTACTACTCCTACTACTACCTCAACGGCCGCTCCACGAACCTCTCGGACATTCAGGACCTGCTGGCGCAGGCCGGCATCACCCCCGAGGGCTACAACGTCGTCATGCAGGGCGACGTGACCGAGATCATCAACATGACTCCCTACCAGCGGCGGGGGATCATCGACGAGATCGCCGGCGTCGCCGAGTTCGACGCGAAGAAGGAGTCGGCCCGCGAGGAACTCGAAGTCGTCGAGGAGCGCGTCGACGAGGCAGACCTCCGGATCGAGGAGAAGGAGGACCGACTCGACCAGTTGGCCGACGAGCGCGAGACAGCCCTCGAGTACCAGGAGCTCCGCGACGAGCGCGAGGAGTACGAGGGCTACCTCAGAGCCGCCGAACTGGAGGAGAAGCGCGCGGACCTCGAACGGACCGAGTCGAAGATCGACGACGCCGAGGCCGACCTCGAAGGGAAGCGGGCCGCCCTCGACGAGGCCGAGGGGAAACTCACCCGGCTCGAGGACGACCTCGACGAACTCGACTCGGAGATCGAGCGGACCGGCGAGGACGAACAGCTCCGGGTCAAAAGCGAGATCGAGGAGGTCAAAGGCGAGATCGCCCGGCTGGAGGACCGCATCGAGGCCAGCCAGGAGCGCATCGACGAGGCCGACGCCGAGCGCCGCAGCGCGTTCGTCGACATCGACCGCAAGGAAGAGGAGATCGAGGAACTGGACGACGAGATCCGGAGCCTGAAAGTCGAGAAAGCCAACGTCAAAAGCGAGATCGTCTCGAAGGAGACCGACCTCGCCGAGGTCGAAGCCGAGATCGAGAACGTCGACACCGCCTTCGACGAACTCAAAGCCGACCTCCAGACCGCGAAGGACGAACTGGAGTCCCTGCGCGAGGCGAAAAACGAGAAACAGCGCGAGAAGGACCGCCTGCTCGACGAGGCCCGTCGGCGCTCGAACCGCGTCAGCGACGCCGAGGACGAGCTACAGGAGGTCCGCGACTCGCTGCCGGACCTCAAAGCGCGGGTCTCGAACCTCCACTCGGAACTGAACAAAGCCGAGAAAAACGAGTCGACGGCCGACGGGATGGTCGAGGACCTCAAGGAGCGCAAGCAGGAACTCAAAGGCGACCTCTCGACGGTCGACGAGAAGCTCCGGACCCGGCGCAACGAGTACGCCGAACTGGAGGCCAAAGCGGGCGACACCGGCGACACCTCGTGGCCCCGCGCGGTCACGTCGATCAAGAACGCCGGCAAGCGCGGCGTCCACGGTCCCGTGGGCGAACTCGCCTCCGTCCCTCGGGAGTACGCCGAAGCCTGTGAGACCGCCGCCGGCGGCCGCCTCGCCAACGTCGTCGTCGACGACGACGGCGTCGGTTCGGAGTGTATCGACTACCTGAAGTCCCGGAACGCGGGCCGGGCGACGTTCCTCCCGATGACGGAGATGGACGACCGCAGCCTGCCCCGCGAGCCGAACGACCCCGGCGTCGTCGGCTTCGCCCGTGACCTCGTGGACTACGAGGACCGCTACTCGGGTATCTTCTCCTACGTCCTCGGCTCCACGCTGGTCGTCGAGGACATGGACACCGCCCGGCACCTGATGGGCCAGTACCGAATGGTCACGCTCTCGGGCGATCTGGTGGAGAAGTCCGGCGCCATGACCGGCGGCTCCGGCGGCGGGTCGCGGTACAGCTTCAGCAAGTCCGGCGGCGGCCGACTCGAACGGCTGGCCGAGGAGATCCACGACCTCGAGGACGAGCGCCGTTCGATCCAGAGCGACCTCGACGGCGTCGAGGACGACCTCACCGACGCCCGCGAACGCAAGACGGCGGCGACCGAGAAGGTGCGTTCGATCGAGACCGACATCGCGAGCGCCGAGGACGACGTGGCCGACGCCGAGGCCCGGATCGAGGAACTGGAGGACGAACTCGCCGACCTCCGGGAGGAGCGCGAGGAAGTCGACGCGGAGATGACGGAACTGGACGCCGAGATCGCCGACCTCGACGCCGAGATCGAGGAGACGGAGGCCGAGATCGCCGAGATCGAGGCCGAGATGGCCGACTCGGAGATCCCCGAACTCTCCGCGCGCGCCGACGAGATCCGCGAGGAGATCGAGGCGTTGGAGGACCGCAGCGACGACCTCGACGCCGACCTCGCCGACCGCCGCCGCGAACAGGAGTACGCCGAGGACGCCCTCGACGACCTCCACGAGACCGTCGAGTCCGCCCAGAACCGCAAGGCAGAACTCGAAGACGACATCGCCGAGTTCGAGGCCGCCATCGAGGAGCAGCAGGACCTGCTGGCGGAGAAACGCGAGACGGTCGAGGAGCTCGAAGAGCAGCTCGCGGACCTCAAAGCCGAGCGTGAGGAGCTCAAAGCCGAGGTACGGGACGCCAGATCGACGCGTGACGAGCGCAAGGACGCCGCGGACAAGGTCGAGTCCCGCCTCGACTCGCTGAAACGCAGCGCGGTCGCGCTGAGCGAGGAGATCTCCGACCTCAGCAGCAAAGTCGGCGACTACGACCCCAAGGAGATCCCCGACCACGACGAGGTCGAGTCGGAGATCGAGCGCCTGACCGCCGCCATGGAGGCGTTGGAGCCGGTCAACATGCTCGCCATCGACGACTACGACGAGGTCGAGGACGACCTCGAAGAACTCCGCGAACAGCGCCGCGTGCTCGTCGAGGAGCGCGACGGGATCGAGGAGCGCATCGAGGGGTTCGAACAGCGCAAGGTCGAGACGTTCATGGAGGCGTTCGAGGCCATCGACGAGCAGTTCCAGCACATCTTCTCGCGGCTCTCGGACGGCTCGGGCGAACTGGTACTCGAGAACCCCGAGGACCCCTTCGAGGAGGGGCTGACGATGAAGGCCCAGCCCGCGGACAAGCCGGTCCAGCGGCTGGACGCCATGAGCGGCGGGGAGAAGTCCCTGACCGCGCTGGCGTTCATCTTCGCGATCCAGCGCCACAACCCCGCGCCGTTCTACGCGCTCGACGAGGTGGACGCGTTCCTCGACGCCGTCAACGCCGAGCGCGTCGGGGAGATGGTCGACGACCTCGCGGGCGACGCGCAGTTCGTCGTCGTCAGCCACCGCTCGGCGCTGCTCGACCGCTCCGAGCGCGCCATCGGCGTCACGATGCAGGAGAACAACGTCTCGGCGGTCACGGGGATCGACCTCGCGGGCGGCGAGAACCCCGAGGCAGAGGTGGCGACTGATGACTAG
- a CDS encoding inorganic phosphate transporter, whose amino-acid sequence MVDPATIGTAVVAALASLFMAWAIGAGSSGSTPFAPAVGANAISVMRAGLVVGVLGFAGAVLQGQSVTEAVGSELIGGVSISALAATVGLLTAAILVALGVFKGYPIATAFTVTGAVVGVGLAMGGTPAWAKYRQIVTLWVLTPFIGGGIAYVTARLLRADWVPERTLVPALAGLVGAIVANIQFALLGGSGGGGSIAGEIARPIGEGLALRAGATLAIAALVATTVAADASRDEEGAQRRFLLALGGLVAFSAGGSQVGLAIGPLVPLLDTFDSIPVFALLFGGGIGLLAGSWTGAPRMIKALSQDYSSLGPRRSIAALIPSFAIAQVAVAFGIPVSFNEIIVSAIVGSGFAAGGAGVSRKKMLFTVLAWVGSLALSLAVSFGVMTAIGAL is encoded by the coding sequence ATGGTAGACCCGGCGACCATCGGGACGGCCGTCGTCGCTGCCCTCGCCAGCCTGTTCATGGCGTGGGCCATCGGCGCCGGCTCCTCGGGGTCGACGCCCTTCGCCCCCGCGGTCGGCGCCAACGCCATCTCGGTGATGCGCGCGGGGCTGGTGGTCGGGGTCCTGGGCTTTGCCGGCGCGGTGTTGCAGGGCCAGAGCGTCACCGAGGCGGTCGGCTCGGAACTCATCGGCGGCGTCTCCATTTCGGCGCTGGCGGCGACGGTCGGCCTGCTGACCGCGGCCATCCTCGTCGCGCTGGGCGTGTTCAAGGGCTACCCCATCGCCACCGCGTTCACGGTCACCGGCGCCGTCGTCGGCGTCGGCCTCGCGATGGGCGGCACGCCCGCGTGGGCGAAGTACCGACAGATCGTGACGCTGTGGGTGCTCACGCCGTTCATCGGCGGCGGGATCGCCTACGTCACCGCGCGACTGCTCCGCGCCGACTGGGTCCCCGAACGCACGCTCGTCCCCGCACTCGCGGGGCTTGTCGGCGCCATCGTCGCCAACATCCAGTTCGCGCTGCTGGGCGGGAGCGGGGGCGGCGGCTCCATCGCCGGCGAGATCGCGCGCCCGATCGGCGAGGGGCTCGCCCTTCGGGCCGGCGCGACCCTCGCCATCGCCGCGCTCGTCGCCACGACCGTCGCCGCCGACGCCAGCCGGGACGAGGAGGGCGCCCAGCGCCGGTTCCTGCTCGCTCTCGGCGGGCTGGTCGCGTTCTCCGCGGGCGGCTCGCAGGTCGGGCTGGCCATCGGCCCGCTCGTGCCGCTGCTCGACACGTTCGACTCCATCCCGGTGTTCGCGCTCCTGTTCGGCGGCGGTATCGGCCTGCTGGCCGGCTCGTGGACGGGCGCACCCCGGATGATCAAGGCACTCTCGCAGGACTACTCCAGTCTGGGGCCGCGGCGTTCCATCGCCGCGCTGATCCCGAGTTTCGCCATCGCACAGGTCGCCGTCGCCTTCGGGATCCCCGTCTCGTTCAACGAGATCATCGTCTCGGCCATCGTTGGTTCGGGTTTCGCCGCGGGCGGCGCCGGCGTGAGCCGGAAGAAGATGCTGTTCACCGTGCTCGCGTGGGTCGGATCGCTCGCGCTCTCGCTGGCGGTCAGTTTCGGCGTGATGACCGCCATCGGGGCGCTGTAG
- a CDS encoding DUF7518 family protein, which translates to MSNRADDLESQVADLQATVDGLTEELVETKERVRQLEQTTKELEAEAEAAKNQSQQRVTATQSQGESRSTAQEQADARGTDERRDAEFVANRDTTEEAAQEAEPAATETEEDSDDDDGDDIIVA; encoded by the coding sequence ATGAGCAACCGAGCCGACGACCTCGAGTCGCAAGTCGCGGACCTCCAAGCAACCGTCGACGGGCTGACCGAGGAACTCGTCGAGACCAAAGAGCGGGTCCGCCAACTCGAGCAGACGACCAAGGAACTCGAGGCGGAGGCCGAGGCGGCGAAGAACCAGTCCCAGCAGCGCGTGACGGCGACCCAGAGCCAAGGCGAGAGTCGGAGTACGGCACAGGAGCAGGCCGACGCCCGCGGCACCGACGAGCGACGTGACGCCGAGTTCGTCGCCAACCGCGACACCACCGAGGAGGCCGCTCAGGAGGCAGAGCCGGCCGCCACCGAGACCGAGGAGGACTCCGACGACGACGACGGCGACGACATCATCGTCGCGTAA
- a CDS encoding segregation/condensation protein A, whose amino-acid sequence MSEDEEFSFSLSPDRPETGDPGVDDGLLSEEATDDDADESEGEVEPVEVLVNLAEAGEIDPWDIDIVAVTDAFLEELDSADLRASGRALFYASVLLRMKSDAMLGENEPDEPEPDPWELAMEGDAPPPGEDAGFDPVDQLEAEMDRRLERKSTRGTPETLDELVRELRDAERGTWWKESRSYDTTDSPGGFERGPQTLDYHAGDDFRRDAEPTEADVTDTTHSEDIDAVIADVDAALTDQYDRGRDEVLFAEVRDAGGRPVMTYLALLFLSNRGDARLSQDDLFGDLWVQDPEAVDPAGPGGAGIVEAADGAETGAGAAGTGAESTEPPEGDDGSDDA is encoded by the coding sequence ATGAGCGAGGACGAGGAGTTCTCGTTCAGCCTCTCGCCCGACCGCCCCGAGACCGGCGACCCGGGCGTCGACGACGGCCTGCTCAGCGAGGAGGCGACGGACGACGACGCCGACGAGAGCGAGGGCGAAGTCGAACCCGTCGAAGTGCTCGTCAACCTCGCCGAGGCCGGCGAAATCGACCCGTGGGACATCGACATCGTCGCCGTCACCGACGCGTTTCTCGAGGAACTGGACTCGGCTGACCTCCGGGCCTCGGGTCGGGCGCTGTTCTACGCCTCGGTCCTACTGCGGATGAAGTCCGACGCCATGCTCGGGGAGAACGAACCCGACGAGCCGGAGCCGGACCCGTGGGAGTTGGCGATGGAGGGCGATGCGCCCCCGCCCGGCGAGGACGCCGGCTTCGACCCCGTCGATCAGTTGGAAGCGGAGATGGACCGCCGGCTGGAGCGCAAATCCACCCGCGGCACCCCCGAGACGCTGGACGAACTGGTCAGGGAACTCCGGGACGCCGAGCGCGGGACGTGGTGGAAGGAGTCCCGCAGCTACGACACGACTGACTCGCCGGGCGGGTTCGAGCGCGGCCCGCAGACGCTCGACTACCACGCCGGCGACGACTTCCGGCGCGACGCCGAGCCGACCGAGGCGGACGTGACCGACACCACTCACAGCGAGGACATCGACGCCGTCATCGCCGACGTGGACGCCGCCCTGACCGACCAGTACGACCGCGGCCGCGATGAGGTGCTGTTCGCGGAGGTCCGCGATGCCGGCGGCCGGCCGGTGATGACGTACCTCGCCCTGCTGTTCCTCTCGAACCGCGGCGACGCGCGACTCTCCCAGGACGACCTGTTCGGCGACCTCTGGGTACAGGACCCCGAAGCCGTCGATCCGGCGGGGCCGGGCGGTGCCGGTATCGTCGAGGCGGCGGACGGGGCCGAGACCGGGGCTGGGGCTGCGGGCACCGGGGCGGAGTCGACGGAACCACCGGAGGGCGACGACGGGAGCGACGACGCCTGA
- a CDS encoding PAS domain S-box protein, with protein MDPSRTSSPPRIALDIARDRNRELLTKLLTDCEVVEFSGPVPDGTDLCIIDAAAVERSGERFEEWRTEQSPVFAPVALLLEGGPSTAPSESGLREHVDSLFRVPMQKAELAARIENLLRMREFSRDLEAERKLTELVFESSPLAKLVLEPDGTVIRANTRAGEVVGLDPTDLIGRKYDNDRWTALSADGTPVPTEELPFKRVRETDSPVYGFEHVVSRPDHDDMWVSVNMAPIRDESDGIAYVVAVIEDITVRRTQAQELERQIDLFRKAGDIANVGAWEYDLRAEEHWGTREVKRIHGLPDDADLTPERSIECYHPEDRPVIEAAFERAVEEGVPYDLELRLVGDDGEQRWIRTRGEPQREDGEVVRIRGTVQEITDRKERERQLLRMKNAVDEAPVGIALTDPAQEDNPLIYVNDQFVELTGYGREEAIGRNCRFLQGEDTDPETVARLRRKIEAEEPVSVTIRNYRADGSAFWNRLDVAPVRDEDGTVVNYIGFQQDVTDAQVRDRQLQILDRYLRHNVRNKMNVVNGLADSVREEGDPSVAAYADTIERTGLTLLRNMEKEHVITNFLRQDPEPTTTDLMGLLGSTVADVREQYPAASVTLSGPGSVSVEAVPQLSTALAELVRNAIIHNDSASPTVEVTVEAGEEAVRVHVADDGPGIPEMESEVLADADAETVVNHGQGLGLWLVYLVVSHSGGSLNFAEREPEGTVVTVELPRGD; from the coding sequence ATGGATCCGAGCCGTACGTCGTCGCCTCCGAGGATCGCCCTCGACATCGCGCGCGACCGGAACCGGGAGCTGCTGACGAAGCTCCTGACCGACTGTGAGGTCGTCGAGTTCTCGGGGCCCGTTCCAGACGGAACGGACCTCTGCATCATCGACGCCGCCGCCGTGGAACGGTCCGGCGAGCGCTTCGAGGAGTGGCGCACGGAACAGTCGCCGGTGTTCGCCCCGGTGGCGCTGCTGTTGGAGGGCGGCCCCTCGACGGCGCCGAGCGAGTCGGGGCTCCGAGAGCACGTCGACTCCCTGTTCCGCGTCCCGATGCAGAAGGCCGAACTCGCCGCCCGCATCGAGAACCTCCTCCGGATGCGGGAGTTCTCACGGGATCTGGAGGCCGAACGGAAGCTGACGGAACTGGTGTTCGAGTCGAGCCCGCTGGCGAAGCTGGTGCTCGAACCCGACGGCACGGTGATCCGAGCGAACACGCGCGCCGGGGAGGTGGTCGGCCTCGATCCGACGGACCTCATCGGCCGGAAGTACGACAACGACCGCTGGACGGCCCTGTCGGCGGACGGGACCCCGGTGCCGACCGAGGAACTCCCGTTCAAGCGCGTCCGCGAAACCGACAGCCCCGTCTACGGGTTCGAGCACGTCGTCTCGCGCCCGGACCACGACGACATGTGGGTGTCGGTGAACATGGCGCCGATCCGGGACGAGTCCGACGGGATCGCATACGTCGTCGCCGTGATCGAGGACATCACCGTACGGCGCACCCAAGCGCAGGAACTCGAACGGCAGATCGACCTGTTCCGGAAGGCGGGGGACATCGCGAACGTCGGCGCGTGGGAGTACGACCTTCGTGCCGAGGAACACTGGGGGACACGGGAGGTCAAGCGGATCCACGGCCTCCCCGATGACGCGGACCTCACCCCCGAGCGGAGCATCGAGTGCTACCACCCGGAGGACCGGCCGGTGATAGAGGCCGCCTTCGAGCGGGCGGTCGAGGAGGGCGTCCCCTACGACCTCGAACTCCGACTCGTCGGCGACGACGGCGAGCAGCGATGGATCCGCACCCGCGGGGAGCCCCAGCGTGAAGACGGGGAGGTGGTTCGCATCCGGGGGACGGTCCAGGAGATCACCGACCGCAAGGAGCGTGAACGGCAGTTGCTCCGGATGAAAAACGCCGTCGACGAGGCGCCGGTCGGGATCGCGCTGACCGACCCGGCACAGGAGGACAACCCCCTGATCTACGTCAACGACCAGTTCGTCGAACTGACAGGGTACGGCCGGGAGGAAGCGATCGGCCGGAACTGTCGGTTCCTACAGGGTGAGGACACGGACCCGGAAACAGTCGCCAGGCTCCGCCGGAAGATCGAGGCCGAGGAGCCCGTCTCGGTGACGATCCGGAACTACCGCGCCGACGGCTCCGCGTTCTGGAACCGACTCGACGTCGCCCCGGTGCGCGACGAGGACGGAACCGTGGTCAACTACATCGGGTTCCAGCAGGACGTGACCGACGCGCAGGTCCGGGACCGGCAGCTCCAGATCCTGGACCGGTACCTCAGACACAACGTCCGGAACAAGATGAACGTCGTGAACGGCCTCGCTGACTCGGTCCGGGAGGAGGGAGATCCGTCGGTGGCCGCCTACGCCGACACCATCGAACGGACGGGCCTGACGCTCCTGCGGAACATGGAGAAGGAACACGTGATCACGAACTTCCTCAGGCAGGACCCCGAGCCGACGACGACGGACCTGATGGGGCTGCTCGGGTCGACCGTCGCCGACGTCCGCGAGCAGTACCCCGCCGCGAGCGTGACGCTGTCGGGGCCCGGTTCCGTATCCGTCGAGGCGGTGCCCCAACTGTCGACGGCGCTGGCGGAACTGGTCCGGAACGCCATCATCCACAACGACAGCGCGTCGCCGACCGTCGAGGTCACCGTCGAGGCCGGGGAGGAGGCCGTCCGCGTGCACGTCGCGGACGACGGCCCCGGCATCCCGGAGATGGAGAGCGAGGTGCTCGCGGACGCGGACGCAGAGACCGTCGTCAACCACGGTCAGGGGCTGGGGCTCTGGTTGGTCTACCTGGTCGTGAGCCACTCGGGGGGGAGCCTCAACTTCGCCGAGCGCGAACCCGAGGGGACGGTGGTCACGGTCGAACTCCCTCGCGGGGACTGA